One stretch of Harmonia axyridis chromosome 1, icHarAxyr1.1, whole genome shotgun sequence DNA includes these proteins:
- the LOC123688723 gene encoding cell wall protein DAN4, with amino-acid sequence MWMLLLLLLGGWSVIASREVDQDDSSRRILGSSVVTSVSVIMDSENGTGATFSDAVGKPVAKPPISKLASPIELLNPDRYEFYTFDESGDLVKRLMTLQEIKAIIATSGDDVFDIDNLDIMPEKRVNDIVSNVQNVLREEMESHKLPDTNQLFDTPDVSDSWSLILPAIFGNSGNDDMKPERIATGSTPETIVLQPTQTEPITKKMSTTTTTPRVSTFKDNFFSSIETRSSVTTARPTTKTSLRTTQQTRASTTRTPISRTTRTPTTRTSTTTTPTTRIPTTRTHTTRSPQVNVETMKNNVLSSQETSTIKVQIFPNSNTNQVDEPYNKYSTSSTTPRDEHENIQTSKPELPLESRISSLVLEQTSPTAILVPEDTATLTSLQTKETTLAGNTVASDNLRSSTNPTVISDRTTVRGFERPETKASTVALENTSQLQSLSTENILEKTTTEQSTKQTEKIYILVRPIASSSISPETIISSTEKVDISDNKVLTTTKEANSESPSSTTQAIFTVSHQKPTIISVSSKPQTTNQPETVQTSAKTQSTTTKYTTKKEDFDEISSSGLSSSQITEFISYFTSELPSTVKQNLTLPTLAEILNNKAGIVPQISTSTYPPFSTSQSVISDTSSQRISTASDIQNLGTSSSDEPSFDDVSTTYSTRYESTFSKTEPNFSEGATTEEFQTEVVNNDLVMNKDILQQLLLSSTNVYEINSAINEAVTDSFDSTPIQDYSMPTQKNEPIEGNQTLLESFSHLLAQAVNNVNGVILQENITVPEISTFAGNSDMQTTSDLFTNSFDSTTDSIRETDSTTLISKNIEEPNEENRPIENLTSISTSTATQNLDYVKVNPSFATPFSRRNASKPAKADLSLEMDYDNLNFNHSEMHKLADKFDDSSAFLSQSSSSPTSGDILKISTEPNISTYPDDEEKSTTQDDIFTSTKYIETTAYEGTETTESTEQDENVRTTLSSSTSRTKIENTSGPLSSPSADEEKDSWTLVSTIAPHSKPSSIEPRPTLAPFLEPTPTVDLSVQPMQGFGLEESTANLEYDVYQFIQLCNELAFGFWKSVTTGISTARSVIVSPFAATSLLAMVFLGARGATSGEMNEILKLDNMVTFNPHLIFKTITESIATGSNTGVATSAIVRQLYSDKSRESIQNFYKERARFFYDGHVEEVSFKDIGDTIRRRTNLLVKKQTNGKLQEFLKDGSVRVRSPLAAVSASVMQTDCSKGSISDRDGELHFVVFPSLKQRRLIPIPAVVYRKGFLAGYEPSLDATAVALGEKDDTISFIFVLPGKQGINAHGDGLARLEKRLVESSFQKGAWSRLLRSLVPRPGLEVQIPRFSHRSIINATSALKQMGLKSLFDLHKADLRGLNGVAHDLYLSDMLQFNYFSVCGSTSTANTHHSEYYPATSRRSLRKHRRLDHFEQQKILHDDPLFIIDYLSLPLNLRPRQARVPQVPRLRLDRPFLYFVRHNPTGLILHMGRFNPRLLP; translated from the exons ATGTGGATGCTGTTACTCCTGCTACTAGGAGGATGGAGTGTCATTGCTTCAAGAGAAGTGGATCAAGATGACTCCTCAAGAAGAATTTTAGGATCTAG TGTGGTGACCTCCGTATCCGTCATTATGGACTCAGAAAATGGAACTGGAGCAACATTCTCAGATGCAGTTGGCAAGCCTGTGGCCAAACCACCAATATCCAAGCTTGCCAGTCCGATAGAGCTCTTGAATCCAGACAGATATGAATTTTACACTTTCGATGAAAGCGGGGACCTCGTCAAAAGACTGATGACCTTACAAGAAATAAAGGCTATAATAGCCACCAGCGGGGATGACGTCTTCGATATAGATAACTTAGACATCATGCCAGAAAAACGAGTGAATGATATTGTCAGCAACGTACAAAATGTGCTCAGAGAAGAGATGGAGTCACACAAATTACCTGATACGAATCAGCTATTTGATACTCCAGATGTTTCAGACTCCTGGAGCTTGATCCTTCCAGCTATCTTCGGTAACTCTGGCAACGATGATATGAAACCAGAGAGGATTGCAACAGGTAGTACACCAGAAACAATAGTTCTTCAACCAACGCAAACTGAACCTATCACGAAGAAAATGTCTACAACAACCACAACACCGAGAGTGTCGACATTCAAAGACAACTTCTTTTCGAGCATTGAAACCAGAAGTTCAGTAACTACTGCTCGACCAACTACAAAAACAAGTTTGAGAACTACCCAACAAACTAGGGCATCTACAACAAGAACTCCTATTTCTAGGACAACTAGAACTCCTACGACTAGGACATCTACAACTACGACTCCTACGACTAGGATACCTACAACTAGAACACATACAACAAGAAGTCCACAAGTCAATGTAGAGACCATGAAAAACAATGTCCTTTCAAGTCAAGAAACAAGCACAATAAAAGTACAAATATTCCCGAACTCTAATACCAACCAAGTAGATGAACCTTACAATAAATACTCAACAAGCTCTACAACTCCAAGAGATGAGCATGAGAATATCCAAACTTCCAAACCAGAATTACCGTTGGAATCAAGGATAAGTAGTTTGGTATTGGAACAAACTTCACCAACAGCAATCTTGGTACCTGAAGACACAGCAACTCTCACATCTTTACAAACAAAGGAAACAACTCTGGCTGGCAATACTGTAGCTTCCGATAATTTAAGATCATCTACGAATCCAACAGTCATTTCCGACAGAACGACAGTTAGAGGCTTCGAACGTCCAGAGACTAAAGCAAGCACTGTAGCTTTAGAAAATACCTCCCAGCTTCAATctctttcaactgaaaatattctgGAGAAAACTACAACAGAACAATCAacaaaacaaactgaaaagataTATATCCTAGTACGACCAATAGCTTCTTCCAGTATTTCACCTGAAACGATCATTTCATCTACGGAAAAAGTCGATATAAGTGATAATAAAGTTTTAACTACAACAAAGGAGGCTAATTCTGAAAGTCCTTCTTCCACAACTCAAGCTATATTTACTGTTTCTCATCAAAAACCAACTATAATTTCTGTTAGTTCTAAACCACAAACCACGAACCAACCAGAAACAGTCCAAACATCAGCTAAAACTCAATCAACAACCACTAAATACACCACCAAAAAAGAGGACTTTGATGAAATATCTTCTTCGGGATTATCTTCTTCACAAATTACagaatttatttcttatttcacTTCAGAACTGCCTAGCACAGTGAAACAAAATTTAACATTACCTACCCTTGCAGAAATACTCAATAATAAGGCTGGTATAGTTCCACAAATTTCTACTTCAACGTATCCTCCCTTTTCGACTTCTCAATCTGTAATATCAGATACTTCATCACAAAGGATATCAACTGCTTCTGATATACAAAATCTTGGTACATCTTCCAGTGACGAGCCATCATTTGATGATGTATCAACAACGTATTCTACTAGATATGAATCAACTTTTTCCAAAACAGAACCGAATTTCTCAGAAGGAGCAACAACAGAAGAGTTTCAGACTGAAGTTGTCAACAATGACTTAGTTATGAATAAAGATATACTGCAACAGCTGCTTTTATCCTCCACTAATGTTTATGAAATCAATTCAGCGATCAACGAAGCAGTCACAGACTCTTTTGATTCCACACCAATCCAAGATTATTCAATGCCTACACAAAAGAACGAACCTATCGAAGGCAACCAGACTTTACTTGAAAGTTTCAGCCACTTGCTAGCTCAAGCTGTGAACAACGTTAATGGTGTTATTTTGCAGGAAAACATTACAGTACCTGAAATTAGCACCTTTGCTGGAAACTCCGATATGCAAACCACTTCTGACTTATTCACCAATTCTTTTGATTctacaactgacagcataagaGAAACTGATTCAACAACGTTGATTTCAAAGAATATAGAAGAGCCTAACGAAGAAAACAGGCCAATAGAAAATCTAACATCAATTTCTACTTCAACAGCTACTCAAAACTTGGATTATGTGAAGGTTAATCCAAGTTTTGCAACACCTTTTAGTAGACGTAATGCTTCTAAGCCAGCGAAGGCTGATTTGAGCTTGGAGATGGATTATGATAACCTCAACTTCAATCATTCAGAAATGCATAAGCTTGCAGATAAATTCGATGATTCGTCAGCTTTCCTTTCTCAAAGTTCTTCATCGCCTACCTCAGGAGATATTCTCAAAATATCGACAGAACCAAATATCTCTACTTATCCCGATGATGAAGAGAAGAGTACCACTcaagatgatatcttcacatcGACCAAATACATTGAAACAACGGCATATGAAGGAACGGAAACTACTGAATCAACAGAACAAGATGAAAACGTTAGAACAACATTGTCGTCCTCAACTAGTAGAACTAAAATCGAGAATACTTCAGGCCCATTATCTTCTCCATCTGCAGATGAGGAAAAGGATTCTTGGACACTAGTTTCAACGATTGCGCCACATAGTAAGCCATCATCTATTGAACCAAGGCCCACTTTAGCTCCTTTCCTAGAACCAACGCCTACAGTAGATTTATCAGTACAACCAATGCAAGGCTTTGGATTAGAAGAAAGTACAGCTAATTTAGAATATGACGTTTACCAGTTCATCCAACTCTGCAATGAACTCGCATTTGGATTTTGGAAATCCGTCACAACTGGTATCAGTACAGCTAGAAGTGTCATAGTTTCTCCTTTCGCTGCTACATCGCTCTTGGCCATGGTGTTTTTGGGGGCTCGAGGAGCGACCTCTGGAGAGATGAATGAGATACTGAAATTGGACAACATGGTCACCTTCAATCCACACTTGATTTTCAAAACTATTACAGAGTCTATCGCCACTGGGTCAAATACTGGTGTTGCTACTTCTGCTATAGTTAGACAATTGTACAGTGACAAGAGTAGGGAAAGTATTCAAAATTTCTACAAGGAGAGAGCTAGGTTCTTTTACGATGGTCATGTAGAAGAAGTGAGTTTCAAGGATATTGGAGATACGATAAGAAGGCGCACGAACTTGTTGGTGAAGAAACAGACGAATGGAAAATTGCAAGAATTTTTGAAAGATGGATCGGTCAGGGTGAGGTCTCCTTTAGCTGCAGTCAGTGCAAGCGTAATGCAG ACTGATTGCTCCAAAGGATCCATATCGGACAGGGATGGCGAGCTTCATTTCGTAGTGTTTCCTTCTCTGAAACAAAGAAGATTAATTCCAATACCTGCCGTAGTTTACCGAAAGGGTTTCTTGGCTGGTTACGAGCCTAGTTTGGACGCTACAGCAGTTGCTCTAGGAGAAAAGGATGACACCATCAGCTTCATATTCGTCCTTCCAGGAAAACAAGGAATAAACGCGCATGGTGACGGTTTGGCACGTTTGGAAAAACGCTTGGTGGAAAGTTCTTTCCAGAAAGGTGCTTGGTCAAGGTTGCTGAGGTCTCTGGTGCCTAGACCAGGACTAGAGGTGCAAATCCCAAGGTTCTCCCATCGTTCCATCATCAATGCAACATCGGCATTGAAGCAGATGGGATTGAAATCACTCTTTGATTTGCATAAAGCAGATTTGAGAGGTTTGAATGGCGTGGCTCACGACCTCTACCTATCTGATATGCTCCAATTCAACTACTTCTCCGTTTGCGGTAGTACCAGCACTGCTAACACGCATCATTCTGAGTATTATCCTGCCACTTCGAGAAGGTCGTTGAGGAAACATCGAAGACTGGATCACTTCGAACAGCAGAAGATACTTCACGATGATCCATTGTTCATCATTGACTACTTGTCCTTGCCTTTGAATTTGAGACCAAGACAAGCCAGAGTCCCACAAGTTCCTAGACTTAGGTTAGATAGACCGTTCCTCTATTTCGTTAGACATAATCCTACTGGTTTGATTTTGCACATGGGAAGATTCAATCCTAGATTACTGCCATAA